In Pagrus major chromosome 23, Pma_NU_1.0, the genomic window TGAGTTTTCTGTTAACCCGAGTGCAGTCTGACATTTATAGCCCAGGGTTAACAAATTGCAGAATGCCCTGTCTGACCTAGTTTGCTTAATCAATATCAGCTTTTAAATCTGATTAGATCTCTTTGGACTTTACTTTACTGTACTCCAGGCTGGTAAACACATTACATTTCCgtgttttcacatttgtgtAATTTCCCAGCTTCCTCAACTAAGAAGTCAATAAATGGGTGTTTCCTGAAATGTCAGATGAAGTATAAAAGAGGGAGGCTTGGAAGAGGACGACTCCATAGAAGCAGAGATTTTCTAAGCGGCAAGGatgaagaagactgcagttcTGTTTCTAGCGTTCAGCTGCTGTCTATGTAATGCACAAGTTACTGAAAACAATGACAAAGTCGATCAGTGCTCAGGATCAACTAGCTCATTTGATACCTGCTCCCTCAATTGCATGTCCCAAAGCCTGGGAGCTTTGGGAAAGAAAGTCGCAGACATGGCAGAAAAAGTAACACACCTGGAGGCTAAGTTGCAAAAGGCTGAAAACGATGTCCTGGAGCTGCGGAGCCTGATTGGAGGTAACATGGAGCAAATGTTTATAATTCTAGTATTTATTCTTAACTCTGATGTGTTTATAGTAATTTCTGCTTCTCAGGCACACCTCAGGTGGCCTTTTCTGCAGCTCTCCGGGATTCTGGCAGTGGAAATATTGGACCATTCACCACTGCTACCCCACTGAAGTATAAGAGGGTCTTCTCCAACACTGGCAATAGCTACAATCCTTCAACAGGTAGTGTTTGCTCGAGATAGAAAGAGGTAGAGGTGGAAAGATATAGGGAACTCTTGAATTGTAACCAGTCTCTTTATTTTGACAGGCATTTTCACAGCAGTGGTCAAGGGAATGTACTTCTTTCGATTCTCCATGTTCAACAACCTTGATCCAGTTTCTAACTCTGTTGTGAGCCTCATGAAAAATAGCGTGAGGCTGACATCTGTCTGGGACACCTCAGGGTCTGATGCAAACGACATGGGCAGTAACGCTGTGGTCATCGCCCTCGAGGTGGGAGACAATGTGTATGTGGAGCTCATGACAAACAGGGTACTCTATGATGATGGTATGAACTACAACACCTTCAGTGGTTTTCTGCTCTTCACTACATAATTCGAACAATGAGACTTCAGGGCTGGGAATACCTCACTTTATCATGCTGTGAAGTGGTAGTTTTGAACATGGAACATGACAAAGTGATGTGCTGCGTACACACAAACTGCAAATTAGGAAATGTAAATGCAATTTGTTTGAGACTTTCATCAATATAATGTTTTGAATTCATATTTTCTACAAGTATACTAACAGTTTGGTTATTTGCACTGAATGTCCGATCGAAACATACAAATTGTATAcacaatagaaaataaaatataagagaACAAAACTCTGGAGCCTGTGAGGTTTTGTGTTTCCATTATCATTTTGCATGCATACACAGACTCTACCCTTGAACAATAATTTGGCTGTGTAGAAGGTCAGTGGGTCCTCTGGGCCATCTTTGGCCAGGCTTGTCAGCTCTCTAGGGTAATTAGCCTAAATGAAACACCTgtaataagaaaagaaaaaccgTAATTAAGACTGCAGTTGAAGTTAACTGTGGATGGTTGTGTCCTGATGTGAACCCATGGCGTCGTCTATGTGACAACACTTTGTGACATGGACAGTTTCAAGTTACAGGGGTTTTGCATTGAAAACTGCACTGGTGTTACTGGCAATGTGCTACTCTTAGGCcgactttttgaatgtttccatTAGTTATTATCATAGTTTAAATGGCAATCATCCACAAGATACACCATGTATGACAGCCGGATTTCATACAAGAATATTGTGAGGTCAATACACTGTTTTCtgttacacacaaaaaacttttGTTGAATTGCTTAATTGGTTTATTGAAAGCCTTGTTTAATGTCTTTCTTGGGTCAATTATTTAGGTTTACTGTTCATTTTCTTCAGAATTCTACCCAACAAAAGCTTGAAGAGTATCAAATTTCAGGCCTGTTTGCTTTTTATATCTCAATTTGTTAGTATTACCAACTGATAGCTTTTGAAGGGGATCTTTACATTATTAACACACGAGCCAAAGTAAGAAATAGATTCATGATTTAAGCTGTAACAACATGTTGTTGAAGACAATGAATAACCACATCTCAGTCCCAAGAAGAAATATCAACCTTTATCTATGTTTGAAGCTCTGTAACATTTAtctgtttatatattttgtacaATAATACATTTGTTAAACTATATTTCCAGCCAAAGTACAGAATGTACACTTCGGTCCCTTCTGTATTAAAATAAGAATGTACAATACATCTTTTCAAGGCACTCAAGAACATtatgtttaaacattttatatttgcatACATGGATATCATGAGTCTACTTTTGCACAGTGAGTTTGGCTGAGGAGGAAGCCTCCCCATGGTCATTGGTGGCTCTACAGGTGTAAATGTTGTTGTCATCTGGGCCAACTTTGGCTAGGACCAGGGTACAACGGCCATCTTCCTCGTACTCTATCTGCACTGAGGGCGACTCCACCACAGGCTCTTCCCCACACAGCCACACCACCTCAGGGTCAGGATATCCTGCCAAGATAGATGGAGAGGTGAGGACAGACAAATGTTAAGTCTTGAGGGGAAAGTTCAAGTCAAGTCTGATGTCCTCATTTGTGACTTTATTCTGTCTTAAGTCAATGCTGTGCGACATGATGTCAAAAAGAGTAACAGAAGTAAAGCTTGAGCTTTTGATTGAAGGCCTCAAGATAAGAAGCTGTGTGTACCTGTGAGGTGACATGACAGACGGGCACTGGATCCCCGAGTTACAGTCTGGTCCGCCAGGATCTGGGTGAACTGGGGTGGCCCCTGCATCTTGCGCTCCAGAGACTGCAGGGCATGCTCTGCCTCCGGGCTCAGGGGTGAGTCTGGGACAAAGAGGGTGAGGAAGGAGGAAGTAGGTGAAAGAGGAGGGAAACCCCAGGACAGCAAGTTTAAACCAGGAAACTAATTTGGAACTgataagataataaaataatgtgagCGTCATACCCTCTCCAGGGCTGGTAGGAGATCCAGTGCTGTCACTTTTAGACAGCAGCGCCATCCTCTTCAAGGCCAACAAGGCCTTACCTGCTTTCTATGTAACCCAAAAAATTCAGAGTCTttagcagaaaacaaaaacagcacctCAAACTCAAAGAAAATGTACTGTGCTGTGGTGTCACCTTCCACTTCTGCCTGGCTAGAAACCTTTTCATCTTCTCCTTGGAAAGATTCTTGGTGGTGGTGAGATCCCCAGAGTCAAATGCTGCCATCCAAGGGTGGGCAAGTGCCTCTTCACAGGACATCCTCCGCCTGGAAAACACACGTTATGAGTGGAGACAGAATCAGGAGGCTGTGCTTTAGCTGTATGTTTATGAAAATCACCTGCTGTCCTTGCTGAGCAAGGAGCTGATGAAATTTTTGGCCTCATCTGTAATCTCATCAAAGCTCTCCTCATCAAACTCccactgtgctgctgtaacCAAAGCCAGGGTCTCTGTATCGCTGTTACCCTGGAATGGAGACTCACCACTCAGCCtgaggagaaagacagacagcgGTGTCATTATATTGACAGTTTCAACCTACATCCAGTAGGTGGCGTTAGAAGTcagcaaaacattaaaacagcagGCAGTAGCTCCATCAccattaaaacagttcatttgtCTGGTAAGTTCTGTTAAGTTTCTCAAAGTGGTTATcaggagctgcagttgtttgaGAGCCTTTGAGGGAAAGTGGATTAGTTCAGTTTGATGTACAACTTCTCAGTTACTGTATTGGCAAATCCTCTCTCACTGATCACCAATGGAA contains:
- the LOC141019680 gene encoding complement C1q-like protein 2 — encoded protein: MKKTAVLFLAFSCCLCNAQVTENNDKVDQCSGSTSSFDTCSLNCMSQSLGALGKKVADMAEKVTHLEAKLQKAENDVLELRSLIGGTPQVAFSAALRDSGSGNIGPFTTATPLKYKRVFSNTGNSYNPSTGIFTAVVKGMYFFRFSMFNNLDPVSNSVVSLMKNSVRLTSVWDTSGSDANDMGSNAVVIALEVGDNVYVELMTNRVLYDDGMNYNTFSGFLLFTT